GCGCGGCACGATGAACCTGGCGTACAGCGGACCGGCGATGATCGCCGTCGGAATGCCGATCAGAATCGCGTACATCAAAGTCTGCCCGACCGACGCCCCATACACCTGCACCGCCAGCATCGCCGCCGGGTGCGGCGGCACCAGGGCATGCACCACCGAGAGCCCGGCGACCATCGGCAAACCGACCATCAGGATCGACACCCCGACGCGGCGCGCCACGGTAAAGGCGATCGGTACCAGCAACACAAAACCGACCTCGAAGAACAACGGCAGCCCGACCAGGAATGCGATGCAGACCATCGCCCAGTGCGCGTTCTTCTCGCCAAAGCGATCGATCAACGTGCGCGCCACCTGCTCGGCACCGCCGGACTCGGCCATCATCTTGCCGAGCATCGTGCCCAGCGCCACCACCAGCGCGATATGCCCCAGGGTCTTGCCGACGCCGGCCTCGTACGCACCGACCACCCCGGACGGCGGCATGCCGGCCAGCAGCGCGAGGCCGATGGACACCAGGGTGATGACGATGAAGGGATTAAGCCGGTAACGGGCGATCAGAACGATCAGGGCAATGATGGCGATGGCGGCATACACCAGCAGCCAATAGCCGAAGGACAGGGTCATGCGGTACTCCTCGAAAGGGTCACGTCGAATGGGTTGTGAAACTCATAAAACATTTCGAAGAGCGATTTTCAAACGAGGCGAAAGTAATTTTCGTAGAGGGATAAGGGTTGTCGCGTAGAGGTATGGAGGGTCGTGGTTTTTGAAATTGGGTCAGGCGGATTTTCATTGCGCCTGCGCTGTTTGCGCTCGGTTTTAAGGTCTGCCAAGTGCGGTATCCGCACCGGTGGTCACCGGTTCTGAACAATCGCCACCACAGCCTTATACTTCTTCAGTTCGTCTTCTCTGTGTCAGGAAATCCCTCGACACCCGTGCGCGGTAAAGCGCGCCCGTGCCAATCGCAAACGTAACCAGCCAAGACCCCAGGCGTTGCCGTCCAGCATCAGATGACGGGTCGTGTTCAATGGCTCCATGGCTGAGGGATTGTGGAGAATGTCATGAAAAACAAACTTTTTCGGGGGTTGTATGGGTCTTGCAACAAGGGTGCTGCCCCCCGGTGCCTGGGCTGCAGCGACACGAGCCCTGGCGTCGGATGGCGCTGATCACGTCGGTGCTGTTCGTCTGGCATACTCCCGCAGTGGTATAGGATCGGATCGGGTGGCATCCTCGCTGATGGACGGCAGCTACTCCGGCCAGTTCAACAGCCCGATCGGCAATCAGTAGCGTGTCAACACTTTGAGGGGAATGACCGTCTATGACGACGCAAACCGAAACCGCCATTCTGGCCGGCGGCTGCTTCTGGGGCATGCAGGATCTGCTGCGGCGCTACCCCGGCGTGCTGTCCACACGAGTGGGTTACTCAGGAGGCGATGTGCCGAATGCGACCTATCGCAACCACGGAAACCACGCGGAAGCGATCGAGATTGTGTTCGACCCGCAGCAGATCAGTTACCGCCAGATCCTCGAGTTTTTCTTCCAGATCCATGACCCGACGACCCCGAATCGCCAAGGCAACGATGTCGGCGCCAGCTATCGCTCTGCCCTCTTCTACCTCAGCGACAAGCAGAGGGAGATTGCCGAAGACACCGTGGCTGACGTCGAAGCGTCTGGCCTCTGGCCTGGCAAAGTGGTCACCGAAATCACCCCGGCCGGACCATTCTGGGAAGCCGAACCGGAACACCAGGACTACCTCGAACGCCTGCCCGACGGCTACACCTGTCACTTCATCCGGCCAGGCTGGAAATTGCCCGTACGCGGGTAGTCACGCA
This DNA window, taken from Pseudomonas fluorescens NCIMB 11764, encodes the following:
- the msrA gene encoding peptide-methionine (S)-S-oxide reductase MsrA — its product is MTTQTETAILAGGCFWGMQDLLRRYPGVLSTRVGYSGGDVPNATYRNHGNHAEAIEIVFDPQQISYRQILEFFFQIHDPTTPNRQGNDVGASYRSALFYLSDKQREIAEDTVADVEASGLWPGKVVTEITPAGPFWEAEPEHQDYLERLPDGYTCHFIRPGWKLPVRG